A single window of Terriglobia bacterium DNA harbors:
- a CDS encoding RNA polymerase sigma factor has product MVSPQSDEDLVAKTLSGEEAAFSQLYDRYRQRIHSTVYRIILDAAEAQDATQEVFIKLYRSLSDWNPRRARFSTWLYRMAANHAIDCWRSRRRRKESQPAEASDREALPEHPIGDAILTPLGALEKKESVAQIRRCVDDLPELQKKVFLLRYFQDLKLEEIAEMEDCSLGTVKTSLFRATHSVRRAVRKAGGSG; this is encoded by the coding sequence ATGGTGAGCCCACAATCCGACGAAGATCTGGTCGCGAAAACGCTCAGCGGGGAGGAAGCAGCCTTCTCCCAACTCTACGACCGTTATCGTCAGAGGATTCACTCCACCGTGTATAGAATCATTCTGGACGCGGCAGAGGCTCAGGATGCGACCCAGGAGGTATTCATAAAGCTATACAGATCGCTCTCCGACTGGAACCCGCGCAGGGCCAGATTCTCCACGTGGCTCTATCGCATGGCGGCCAATCATGCCATTGACTGCTGGCGCAGCCGGCGCCGCCGTAAGGAATCTCAGCCGGCCGAGGCATCCGATCGGGAGGCGTTGCCGGAGCATCCGATCGGCGATGCTATACTCACCCCACTGGGCGCGCTGGAAAAGAAAGAGAGCGTCGCGCAAATCCGCCGTTGCGTCGATGATTTGCCGGAACTCCAAAAGAAAGTCTTCCTGCTCCGCTATTTTCAGGATCTGAAGCTCGAAGAGATTGCCGAGATGGAAGATTGCAGCCTTGGTACTGTAAAGACATCTCTGTTCCGCGCCACCCATTCGGTGCGGCGCGCGGTTCGGAAAGCCGGAGGTTCCGGATGA
- a CDS encoding dodecin family protein — translation MPGTYKLSEVVGTSPVSFAEAVKAGVAEAAKTVRHMDWFEVVEMRGHIKDGKVDEFQVTLKVGFKLER, via the coding sequence ATGCCGGGAACATACAAGCTCAGCGAAGTGGTTGGGACGTCGCCGGTCAGTTTTGCCGAAGCGGTCAAAGCAGGGGTTGCTGAGGCGGCGAAGACGGTGCGGCACATGGATTGGTTCGAGGTCGTGGAAATGCGCGGTCACATCAAAGACGGCAAGGTGGACGAGTTCCAGGTCACCCTCAAGGTGGGATTCAAGCTCGAGCGCTGA
- a CDS encoding 1-acyl-sn-glycerol-3-phosphate acyltransferase, translating to MERLRAKIFTIWCWTGCGLSTAFWATVSILGSLVSGSGRLQHFCMQRWSRDNLWLSRARVEIEGLDHLDSARPQLLVANHSGLHDILSLAAHLPIQFRWVAKRSLFRVPFMGWHMRRSGCIPIDRDNPREAARSILAAAKVIQGGVNAIAFPEGTRSRNGYLGGFHSGAFALALRAGVPLVPVALEGSHRVIMPKTLQVNPGVIIRIKIDRPIDVTHYDRGGKHRLMDEVCQIMSRNLDELRGRRRRDEEREDRVFRWIHGADGRPNR from the coding sequence ATGGAACGTCTCAGAGCGAAGATCTTCACAATCTGGTGCTGGACCGGCTGTGGCCTGAGTACGGCATTCTGGGCGACAGTTTCGATTTTAGGCAGTCTGGTGTCCGGCAGCGGCCGGCTCCAGCATTTCTGCATGCAGCGCTGGTCGCGAGATAACCTCTGGCTGAGCCGAGCCCGGGTCGAGATCGAAGGCCTCGATCACCTCGATAGCGCACGCCCCCAGCTGCTCGTCGCCAACCACAGCGGGCTGCATGACATCCTCTCCCTCGCGGCGCATCTTCCGATCCAGTTTCGCTGGGTGGCAAAAAGATCTCTCTTCCGGGTTCCGTTCATGGGCTGGCACATGCGCCGGTCAGGCTGCATCCCCATCGACCGTGATAATCCGCGCGAAGCCGCCAGGAGCATCCTTGCAGCCGCGAAGGTCATTCAAGGCGGAGTCAACGCGATTGCCTTTCCTGAGGGGACTAGAAGCCGCAACGGCTACCTCGGCGGGTTTCACAGCGGCGCATTCGCCCTGGCGTTGCGAGCCGGCGTGCCTCTGGTTCCGGTTGCGTTGGAAGGAAGCCACCGGGTGATCATGCCGAAAACCCTGCAAGTCAACCCGGGCGTGATCATCCGCATCAAGATCGACCGTCCCATCGATGTAACGCACTATGACAGGGGCGGCAAACACCGCCTCATGGATGAGGTCTGCCAGATCATGAGCCGGAACCTGGACGAGTTGCGCGGGCGCAGGCGCCGGGACGAAGAGCGCGAGGATCGCGTGTTCCGCTGGATCCATGGTGCCGACGGCCGCCCCAATCGATAA
- a CDS encoding DNA topoisomerase VI subunit B: MAARQREISVSEFFTKNRHLLGFDNPQKALLTAIKEAVDNSLDACEEAGILPTLKIEILQLAEDRFRIAVEDNGPGIVKAQIPRIFGKLLYGSKFHTLKQARGQQGIGISAAGMYGLLTTGKSVVVISRTGPGKPAHYYEIQIDTRKNAPQIIIDSVREWEPPHGTRVEIELVGTYKKGRHSVDDYIRQTAIANPHCEIFYSFPGGDAVQHFPRASETLPPEPREIRPHPYGVELGALIKMLKETRARNLAGALQHDFSRVSSRVALEICQAAQLRPTANPHSIAVTEAERLYKAINGVKIMSPPTSCLSPIGEEQILSGMQKEIAASFFTAITRTPSVYRGNPFQIEVGMAYGGELPADDLIDLLRFANRVPLQYQQSACAVTKAVLSIDWRNYGLSMAKGALPAGPMVLFVHIASVWVPFTSESKEAIAGYPEITKELRLALQDCGRRLGVHIRAHRREVEEEKKKSYIERYIPHIGIALREILGLPEKVEAELVTTLREVLERSRTTK, translated from the coding sequence ATGGCTGCACGCCAGCGCGAGATCTCGGTATCGGAGTTCTTCACCAAGAACCGCCACCTGCTGGGATTCGACAATCCTCAGAAAGCGCTCCTGACTGCCATCAAGGAGGCTGTCGACAATTCACTTGACGCCTGCGAAGAAGCCGGCATTCTCCCAACCCTGAAGATTGAAATCCTGCAGCTGGCGGAAGATCGCTTTCGCATCGCAGTTGAAGACAACGGCCCGGGGATCGTCAAGGCTCAGATCCCCAGGATTTTCGGCAAGCTGCTCTACGGCTCGAAGTTTCACACCCTGAAGCAGGCCCGGGGCCAGCAGGGGATCGGAATCTCGGCAGCCGGAATGTACGGCCTGCTCACCACGGGCAAATCGGTGGTTGTGATCTCGCGCACGGGGCCGGGCAAGCCCGCACACTATTACGAAATCCAGATCGACACGCGCAAGAATGCTCCCCAGATCATCATCGACTCGGTGAGGGAATGGGAACCGCCGCACGGCACAAGAGTCGAGATTGAGCTCGTCGGGACCTACAAGAAGGGCCGGCATTCGGTGGATGACTATATCCGCCAGACTGCCATAGCCAACCCCCACTGCGAGATCTTCTACTCATTTCCCGGCGGCGATGCGGTCCAGCACTTTCCGCGGGCTTCCGAAACACTCCCGCCCGAGCCCAGGGAAATCAGGCCCCATCCCTACGGCGTGGAGCTGGGCGCGCTGATCAAGATGCTCAAGGAGACGCGCGCGCGCAATCTTGCAGGAGCGCTCCAGCACGATTTCTCCCGTGTGAGTTCCCGGGTGGCTCTGGAGATCTGCCAGGCAGCGCAGCTCCGCCCGACCGCCAACCCGCATTCGATCGCCGTCACCGAGGCCGAGCGCCTGTACAAGGCCATCAACGGCGTCAAAATAATGAGCCCGCCGACCAGCTGCCTGTCTCCGATAGGTGAGGAGCAGATACTGTCGGGGATGCAGAAAGAAATCGCGGCATCGTTTTTCACGGCAATCACCCGCACCCCGTCCGTCTATCGCGGCAATCCCTTCCAGATCGAAGTGGGAATGGCCTACGGCGGCGAGTTGCCCGCGGACGATCTTATCGACTTGTTGCGCTTTGCCAACCGCGTGCCGCTTCAGTACCAGCAGTCGGCCTGCGCTGTCACCAAGGCGGTGCTGAGCATCGACTGGCGAAACTACGGCTTGTCGATGGCGAAAGGCGCGCTGCCGGCGGGTCCGATGGTGCTCTTCGTCCACATCGCTTCCGTCTGGGTGCCCTTCACCTCGGAGAGCAAAGAAGCCATCGCCGGCTATCCCGAAATCACGAAGGAACTCCGGCTGGCGCTCCAGGATTGCGGGCGCAGACTGGGCGTGCACATCCGGGCGCACCGGCGCGAGGTGGAAGAGGAAAAGAAAAAATCCTACATCGAGCGTTATATCCCGCACATCGGCATTGCGCTGCGCGAGATCCTGGGACTGCCGGAAAAAGTGGAGGCCGAACTGGTGACGACGCTGCGCGAAGTCCTGGAGCGCAGCCGGACGACGAAATGA
- a CDS encoding sulfite exporter TauE/SafE family protein — MFIKYLLVALSIISGLYVIAWLLIARSRRKQERQAGSAPERPVPNPLQILIGFVANFLDTLGIGSFATTTSMFKLGRLVPDEQVPGTLNVGHALPTITEAFIYMTIVQVSVSTLLIMIVAAVLGSWIGAGIVARWPRRNIQISMGLALLAVAGIMALRQAKLIDALGSGTSLGLDGYLLWLGAFGNFMLGALMTIGIGLYAPCMALVYMLGMQPLAAYPIMMGSCAFLMPVGSVQFIRNNRYSLRAALGLTLGGIPGVLLAAFLVKTLPLEYVIWLVVGVVVYTATRMLHSARVERMNALPATART; from the coding sequence ATGTTCATAAAATATCTCCTGGTGGCACTTTCGATCATTTCCGGCCTGTACGTGATCGCCTGGCTGCTGATTGCCCGCAGCCGTCGCAAACAGGAGCGCCAGGCCGGCTCGGCTCCGGAGAGGCCCGTGCCGAATCCCCTCCAGATTCTGATCGGATTCGTCGCGAATTTCCTCGATACGCTGGGCATCGGATCCTTTGCTACCACAACATCCATGTTCAAGCTCGGGCGCCTGGTGCCGGACGAGCAGGTGCCCGGCACGCTGAATGTCGGTCACGCGCTGCCCACCATCACGGAAGCCTTCATCTACATGACGATCGTACAGGTCAGCGTCTCCACCCTGCTTATCATGATAGTAGCCGCCGTGCTGGGTTCATGGATCGGCGCCGGCATCGTCGCGCGTTGGCCGCGGCGCAACATCCAGATCTCGATGGGCCTTGCTCTCCTGGCAGTGGCGGGAATAATGGCCTTGAGGCAGGCGAAACTCATTGACGCGCTGGGCAGCGGCACAAGCCTGGGGCTGGACGGATACCTGCTCTGGTTGGGGGCCTTCGGCAACTTCATGCTGGGGGCGCTGATGACCATAGGAATCGGCCTGTATGCCCCATGCATGGCGCTGGTCTATATGCTCGGCATGCAGCCGCTGGCTGCGTACCCCATCATGATGGGGAGTTGCGCCTTTCTAATGCCGGTGGGCAGTGTTCAGTTCATCCGCAATAACCGCTACAGCCTGCGCGCCGCCCTTGGGCTGACCCTGGGCGGCATTCCCGGCGTCCTGCTTGCGGCGTTTCTTGTGAAGACGCTTCCGCTCGAGTACGTGATTTGGCTCGTGGTGGGGGTGGTCGTCTATACTGCGACCAGGATGCTGCACTCCGCGCGGGTCGAGAGGATGAACGCACTCCCGGCCACGGCAAGGACTTAA
- a CDS encoding sigma-54 dependent transcriptional regulator, protein MKNSILVVDDEPAQRQLLTASLQKEYLVVAAGNGKEATQLLSARSFDLVVTDERMPDMSGLELVRWLRERMPEVPVIVLTAYGSIATAVEAMKLGAQEYLTKPLESPDELRLVVARTLRQRMLRDQSLLLRAETEAQYPPDIVADSEAMKRVLTLAAQVAQQSTTVLLTGESGTGKEVVARFIHRRSPRSEEPFVAVNCAALAETLLESELFGHEKGAFTGAVQVRRGRFELAHGGTLFLDEVAEMSVNLQAKLLRVLQEQQFERLGGTRTIMVDVRVIAATNKDLARALEEKSFREDLYYRLNVFPIPILPLRDRRADILPLADFLARKISARMGHRFQALSSEARRILYRYDWPGNVRELQNALERSLIVAKGDTILPEDLSLQFERKISGARPMTLAEIEKVEILEALARNQGDRRSSARELGVSLRTLQYRLKEYGLAGKE, encoded by the coding sequence ATGAAGAACTCGATCCTGGTGGTGGATGACGAACCCGCACAACGACAGCTGCTGACGGCTTCGCTGCAAAAGGAGTACCTGGTGGTGGCGGCTGGCAACGGCAAAGAGGCGACGCAGCTGCTCTCTGCGCGCAGTTTCGACCTGGTCGTCACCGATGAACGCATGCCGGACATGAGCGGCCTCGAGCTGGTAAGGTGGCTGCGCGAGCGCATGCCGGAGGTCCCTGTCATCGTGCTCACGGCCTATGGCTCGATTGCGACTGCCGTCGAGGCCATGAAACTGGGGGCACAGGAGTACCTGACCAAGCCGCTCGAGAGCCCGGACGAACTGAGGCTGGTGGTCGCCCGCACTCTGCGCCAGCGGATGTTGAGGGATCAGAGCCTCCTGCTCCGTGCCGAAACCGAGGCTCAATATCCACCCGATATCGTTGCCGATAGTGAGGCCATGAAACGCGTGCTCACTCTGGCGGCGCAGGTAGCGCAACAGTCGACGACCGTGCTGCTCACGGGGGAATCCGGAACCGGGAAGGAGGTGGTCGCGCGCTTCATTCACCGGCGCAGCCCGCGCAGCGAGGAGCCGTTCGTCGCAGTGAACTGTGCCGCACTAGCCGAGACTCTGCTGGAGTCGGAACTCTTCGGGCATGAAAAGGGAGCATTCACCGGGGCGGTTCAGGTGCGGAGAGGCCGGTTCGAACTTGCCCATGGCGGGACGCTCTTCCTGGACGAAGTCGCTGAAATGAGCGTCAATTTGCAGGCCAAGCTCCTGCGCGTGCTGCAGGAACAGCAATTTGAGCGCTTGGGCGGCACACGGACCATAATGGTCGACGTGAGAGTCATCGCAGCTACCAATAAAGATCTCGCCCGCGCACTGGAGGAAAAGTCGTTCCGCGAAGACCTCTATTACCGGCTCAATGTATTCCCCATCCCCATCCTGCCGCTGCGGGACAGACGGGCAGACATCCTGCCTTTGGCGGATTTCCTGGCGCGGAAAATCTCGGCGCGCATGGGCCACCGCTTTCAAGCCTTGAGCTCTGAAGCACGGAGGATATTGTATCGCTACGATTGGCCGGGCAATGTGCGCGAACTCCAGAACGCTCTGGAACGATCCCTGATTGTGGCAAAAGGCGATACCATCCTCCCGGAGGACCTGTCGCTTCAATTCGAGCGGAAAATCAGTGGAGCACGCCCCATGACCCTCGCCGAGATTGAAAAAGTCGAGATTCTCGAAGCGCTGGCCCGCAACCAGGGCGACCGTCGCAGCAGCGCGCGCGAGCTGGGCGTAAGCCTCCGCACCCTGCAATACCGCCTGAAGGAATATGGCCTGGCCGGCAAGGAGTGA
- a CDS encoding bifunctional YncE family protein/alkaline phosphatase family protein, which produces MRRVAYLSLIVTLVFQLSGDAYQKKNLPRKLPGGSAESGFLLPNGWSLTPAGEQIDVGDLPLALLLHPDGKHLLVANNGYSTQSVDVINLDSKKIVSRARVEMAWLGLAVSRDGTTVYAGGGMSNTILRFSFTSGRIASIPAITVGGRKADVYPGGLCVAGSRLYVANNLSNDVAAVDLQTGTVLWRAEVGNHPYTCTVAPDGRTVYVSVWGAAQVAVVDTASMRVTARIPTDDHPNALAFSADSRRLFVANANSNTISAIDLETHKVQERISVALYPDSPAGSTTNALAVSPDGTRLYAANADNNDVAVINIASRGESRVLGFIPAGWYPTALAVSPDGKTLYVANGKGSRSFPNPKGPQPTQERTADTQYIGQLMMGSVSVVPIPDGASLRRYTAQVYKNTPYSEKKRLSVPAQGASAVPARVGATSPIRHVIYIIKENRTYDQVFGDIAEGNGDSSLTLFGEEVTPNHHALAREFVLLDNFYADAEVSADGHNWSMGAYATDYVEKTWPSQYSSRRRTYDYEGGTPIAAPSAGYIWDACKRGGISYRSYGEWVVNGAGPRGISVARPGALEGHIDPQYRGFDLAYSDLDRAQRFLDELKRFESEGAMPRFQVVRLGNDHTQGTRAGSLTPRAFVAQNDRALGRLVEGVSHSRFWSSTAILVIEDDAQNGPDHVDSHRTVAFAISPYVKRKTVDSTMYSSTSMLRTIELILGLPPMSQYDAAATPMFTSFGTEADPTPYNARAARVSLTETNPPDAPGAKRSMEMNFKDADSAPDIEFNEIIWKSIKGKDSTMPAPVRSVFCRSRR; this is translated from the coding sequence GTGAGACGAGTTGCTTATCTGTCCCTGATCGTCACCCTGGTCTTCCAGCTCTCCGGTGACGCATACCAAAAGAAGAATCTGCCGAGAAAGCTTCCGGGTGGATCGGCTGAGTCGGGTTTTCTGTTGCCCAACGGCTGGTCCCTCACGCCGGCAGGGGAACAGATAGACGTGGGAGATCTGCCTCTGGCGTTGCTCCTGCACCCGGACGGGAAACATCTGCTCGTTGCCAACAATGGCTACAGTACCCAATCCGTGGACGTGATCAACCTCGACTCGAAAAAGATCGTCAGCCGGGCACGGGTTGAGATGGCCTGGCTCGGCCTGGCGGTGAGCCGCGATGGCACTACGGTTTATGCCGGCGGCGGCATGAGCAACACGATCCTGCGTTTTTCGTTCACGAGTGGGCGGATCGCCTCAATCCCTGCGATCACTGTCGGCGGTCGGAAGGCCGACGTCTATCCCGGGGGACTCTGCGTCGCGGGCAGCCGGCTCTATGTCGCCAACAATCTGAGCAACGATGTCGCGGCCGTTGATCTGCAGACCGGGACGGTGTTGTGGAGAGCGGAGGTCGGCAATCATCCTTACACCTGCACCGTTGCTCCTGACGGCAGGACAGTTTACGTGAGCGTGTGGGGCGCTGCACAGGTCGCAGTCGTTGACACGGCATCCATGCGGGTCACGGCCCGCATCCCCACCGATGATCATCCCAATGCCCTGGCCTTCTCGGCCGACAGCCGGCGGCTGTTTGTCGCCAATGCCAACAGCAACACCATATCAGCGATCGACCTCGAAACCCACAAGGTTCAGGAACGAATTTCGGTGGCCCTCTATCCGGATAGCCCGGCGGGCAGCACGACCAACGCACTGGCGGTCAGCCCCGATGGAACCCGGCTGTACGCAGCCAATGCCGACAACAATGACGTGGCCGTGATCAACATCGCCAGCCGCGGCGAGAGCCGGGTGCTCGGCTTCATTCCGGCCGGGTGGTATCCCACGGCGCTGGCTGTAAGCCCAGACGGCAAAACACTGTATGTGGCTAACGGGAAGGGGAGCCGATCCTTCCCCAATCCCAAAGGGCCGCAGCCGACGCAAGAGAGGACCGCCGACACGCAATATATCGGGCAACTGATGATGGGTTCGGTTTCGGTCGTCCCGATACCGGATGGAGCAAGCCTGCGACGTTATACGGCGCAGGTCTATAAGAACACGCCATACTCGGAAAAGAAACGCCTGTCGGTGCCGGCGCAGGGCGCGAGCGCAGTTCCGGCGCGCGTCGGCGCCACGTCTCCGATCCGGCATGTCATTTACATCATCAAGGAGAACCGCACTTATGATCAGGTGTTTGGCGACATCGCCGAGGGGAACGGGGACAGCAGCCTGACTCTCTTCGGTGAAGAGGTGACGCCCAACCACCACGCCCTGGCCCGGGAGTTCGTGCTGTTGGATAACTTCTACGCCGATGCCGAGGTCAGCGCCGACGGGCACAACTGGTCAATGGGCGCCTATGCGACCGACTATGTAGAAAAAACCTGGCCGTCCCAGTACTCCAGCCGGCGCAGAACCTATGACTACGAAGGAGGCACGCCTATCGCAGCCCCAAGTGCCGGCTATATCTGGGATGCCTGCAAGCGTGGCGGGATCTCATATCGCAGCTATGGCGAATGGGTGGTGAACGGTGCCGGGCCCAGGGGTATCTCAGTCGCCCGTCCCGGGGCACTCGAAGGGCACATCGATCCCCAATATCGCGGCTTTGACCTGGCGTACAGCGATCTCGATCGCGCCCAACGGTTCCTGGACGAACTCAAGCGCTTTGAATCCGAAGGAGCGATGCCGCGCTTTCAAGTCGTGCGCCTCGGAAACGATCATACCCAGGGAACACGGGCGGGTTCACTCACTCCGCGCGCTTTTGTGGCGCAGAACGACCGCGCACTGGGCCGGCTGGTCGAGGGGGTGTCGCACTCCAGGTTCTGGTCTTCCACCGCCATCCTTGTGATCGAGGACGATGCTCAGAACGGGCCGGATCACGTCGATTCGCACCGCACCGTTGCATTCGCGATCAGCCCATATGTCAAACGCAAAACGGTCGACAGCACCATGTATTCCAGCACCAGCATGCTGCGAACGATCGAGCTCATCCTCGGCCTTCCGCCCATGAGCCAGTATGATGCGGCGGCAACCCCCATGTTCACCTCGTTCGGGACCGAGGCGGATCCGACACCCTATAATGCGCGTGCAGCCAGGGTTTCGTTGACGGAAACAAACCCGCCCGACGCCCCCGGGGCGAAGCGCTCCATGGAGATGAATTTCAAAGACGCCGACTCCGCACCCGACATCGAATTCAACGAAATCATCTGGAAGTCGATCAAGGGGAAGGATTCGACGATGCCCGCGCCCGTGCGCTCCGTCTTCTGCCGCTCCCGGCGCTGA
- the tsaA gene encoding tRNA (N6-threonylcarbamoyladenosine(37)-N6)-methyltransferase TrmO, producing MRVIGYIRSPYQDASQIPRGLGARHTAEGVVELLPEFEAGLEDIEGFSHLILVWAFHRSEGYDLVFTPPSDDRPHGVFSTRSPRRPNPIGLTAVELLRREGSLLCVRGVDMLDRTPVLDIKPYTSSIPEEHLRRGWLNEAEKRAKG from the coding sequence ATGCGGGTAATTGGGTACATACGCAGTCCATATCAGGACGCCTCACAAATTCCGAGGGGTTTGGGGGCCAGGCACACGGCAGAAGGAGTGGTCGAGCTGCTTCCCGAGTTCGAAGCGGGTCTGGAAGACATCGAAGGCTTCTCCCACCTCATTCTGGTCTGGGCGTTTCACCGGTCTGAAGGATACGACCTGGTCTTTACCCCACCATCCGATGACAGGCCTCACGGCGTCTTCTCCACGCGTTCGCCGCGGCGACCGAACCCGATCGGACTGACGGCGGTGGAGTTGCTGCGCCGGGAAGGAAGTCTCCTTTGCGTCCGTGGCGTCGATATGCTGGACAGGACCCCGGTTCTAGACATCAAACCCTACACCTCGAGCATCCCGGAGGAGCATTTGCGCCGCGGCTGGCTCAACGAGGCGGAGAAACGCGCCAAGGGATAG
- a CDS encoding S26 family signal peptidase codes for MGHDGKLSFGEFLSDIRLVVTSPARRMAVIKERGASWGSVALLLVPTYFAFNFVGGIYFARDPFPGYSFIPPLFAAVATVFLKLYLIHVSARMFQGRRQAGVTPGAFSDLTVVFGYTGVPAILAILLGSAVFLMIPQEIGYLMRDLRVVGVSIMVGLLIALFIWNLILVVLALRTIYPMRDIKIVAAFILGSVLMFVPAIGFYRIVAQPYLDLVYVKPILSSRMLRFFASDPTSNISSKSKFSIHVDRLAYRLRAPERFELVAFLYEPKQPQDNQRGGELVVGSHSGLMWDTRNYALGRIVGLPGDTVELARGTLYVNGQAWDERYLTPEYRGDASLPPKSLGESEYLILPENRRLIDEMKDELVVGRDRIGGREILNRWPLGWWTFQPTVFLRAQPAAQTKTP; via the coding sequence ATGGGCCATGACGGGAAATTGAGCTTCGGAGAGTTTCTCAGTGATATCCGCCTGGTTGTTACCTCGCCAGCCCGCCGCATGGCAGTGATCAAGGAGCGTGGCGCCAGCTGGGGCTCTGTGGCTCTCCTCCTCGTTCCTACCTACTTCGCGTTTAACTTCGTGGGCGGCATCTACTTCGCCCGGGATCCGTTCCCGGGCTACTCCTTTATCCCACCACTTTTCGCGGCAGTCGCGACTGTATTTCTGAAGTTGTATCTGATTCATGTTTCCGCCCGCATGTTCCAAGGGAGGCGACAGGCTGGAGTCACCCCGGGAGCCTTCTCCGACCTGACGGTGGTTTTTGGTTACACCGGCGTTCCGGCTATCCTGGCGATCTTGCTTGGATCCGCGGTTTTTCTGATGATTCCGCAGGAGATCGGTTACCTCATGCGGGATCTCAGAGTTGTGGGCGTGAGTATCATGGTGGGACTCCTCATCGCCTTGTTCATTTGGAATCTGATTCTCGTCGTCCTCGCCCTGCGCACGATTTACCCGATGCGCGACATCAAGATTGTTGCTGCTTTCATCCTGGGATCCGTGCTGATGTTCGTGCCGGCGATCGGCTTCTACCGGATCGTGGCGCAGCCTTATTTGGACTTGGTTTATGTGAAACCGATCCTTTCCAGCCGGATGCTTCGCTTCTTTGCCTCAGATCCGACTTCGAACATCTCCTCGAAAAGCAAGTTCTCGATTCATGTCGATCGATTGGCTTATCGCCTGAGAGCGCCCGAGCGTTTTGAGCTCGTAGCGTTCCTGTATGAACCGAAGCAGCCTCAGGACAACCAGCGTGGAGGCGAGCTCGTCGTCGGGTCCCATTCCGGTTTGATGTGGGACACACGCAACTACGCCCTGGGCCGCATCGTCGGCCTTCCGGGGGATACTGTGGAGTTGGCCAGAGGCACGCTTTATGTAAACGGGCAGGCTTGGGATGAACGGTACCTCACGCCGGAGTACCGCGGCGACGCCTCCCTGCCTCCGAAATCTCTGGGGGAGTCGGAGTACCTCATCCTGCCCGAGAACAGGCGCCTGATCGATGAAATGAAAGACGAGCTTGTGGTCGGTCGGGACCGGATCGGCGGCCGGGAGATCCTCAACAGATGGCCGCTGGGATGGTGGACCTTCCAGCCCACAGTTTTCCTCCGGGCCCAGCCGGCCGCGCAGACCAAGACTCCCTGA
- a CDS encoding Xaa-Pro peptidase family protein, with the protein MELVPKSEVADRLVRLQRRMLDVSLDAVFVFQNVDLFYFAGTLQSGLLCAPASGEPLYLVQKSISRARIESPWERLLPFPGFKKLPEWLASEGIGGLRRIGIEADVLPTNYYLRLRELFPHSEFIDASETIRRIRMIKSGYELDQMRHAAQMLRTAFDRLPQWMQPGVTELEVMAQLEGFLRSLGHQGIVRMRGFNNQIGYGTVSSGASAAYPTPFPGPVGSVGLYPAAPGGGSDHRLAAGETLVVDIVGGYGGYLADKTRTFALGKPPQEMADAHRFVLDLNREIESWLKPGILCSELYRRTLERARESPYAPGFMGLGDGQVRFIGHGVGLELDELPVLAGGFDIPLEPGMTIAIEPKIFFPERGGVGIENTYLLTESGFENLTAYPEEIILI; encoded by the coding sequence ATGGAATTAGTGCCCAAATCAGAGGTTGCGGATCGGTTGGTCAGGCTGCAGCGTAGAATGCTGGATGTTTCCCTGGATGCGGTCTTCGTATTCCAGAACGTAGATCTGTTCTATTTTGCCGGCACTCTCCAGTCCGGATTGCTTTGCGCGCCGGCTTCGGGCGAGCCGCTCTACCTGGTTCAGAAGAGCATAAGCCGTGCCCGTATTGAATCGCCTTGGGAGCGACTTCTCCCTTTCCCAGGATTCAAGAAACTCCCCGAGTGGCTGGCGAGCGAAGGAATAGGAGGACTACGCCGGATCGGCATCGAAGCCGATGTCCTGCCTACCAACTATTACCTCCGATTGCGGGAATTATTTCCCCACTCGGAGTTTATCGATGCATCGGAGACCATCCGCCGCATCAGGATGATCAAGTCAGGCTACGAGCTGGACCAGATGCGGCACGCCGCACAGATGCTCCGCACCGCTTTCGATCGACTGCCGCAGTGGATGCAGCCCGGTGTGACGGAACTGGAAGTCATGGCACAGCTGGAGGGCTTCCTTCGCAGCCTGGGGCATCAGGGCATTGTGCGCATGCGAGGATTTAATAACCAGATCGGCTATGGGACGGTGTCGAGCGGTGCCAGCGCCGCTTATCCGACGCCTTTCCCCGGTCCGGTTGGATCTGTCGGTCTTTACCCGGCCGCACCGGGCGGCGGCAGCGATCACAGGCTGGCGGCGGGGGAAACCCTGGTGGTGGACATCGTGGGCGGATATGGAGGTTATCTGGCTGATAAGACAAGGACTTTCGCGCTGGGAAAGCCGCCGCAAGAGATGGCCGATGCCCACCGTTTCGTGCTCGATTTGAACAGGGAGATCGAGTCATGGCTCAAGCCGGGAATCCTGTGCTCCGAACTTTATCGGCGCACTCTCGAACGCGCAAGAGAGAGCCCTTATGCACCGGGATTCATGGGACTCGGGGACGGTCAGGTTCGTTTTATCGGGCACGGAGTCGGCTTGGAACTCGATGAGCTGCCCGTTCTGGCCGGCGGCTTCGATATCCCACTGGAACCAGGGATGACGATCGCCATCGAGCCCAAGATCTTCTTCCCGGAGCGCGGCGGCGTGGGCATTGAAAACACTTATCTGCTGACCGAATCCGGTTTTGAGAACCTCACTGCTTATCCTGAGGAAATTATTTTGATCTGA